The following proteins come from a genomic window of Proteinivorax hydrogeniformans:
- a CDS encoding acetaldehyde dehydrogenase (acetylating), with product MQNLDKDLRSVQEARDLAKRGKIATDQIAEFTEEQIDKILCNMVKVAKENAVRLARMAVEETGFGKVEDKTYKNHMASVLLYEAIKDMKTVGVISEDHNKQVLDIAEPMGLLMGIVPSTNPTSTAIYKSMIAIKSRNGIVFSPHPAALKCTKEAVDLMHNAAVEAGAPANIISTIVTPSIEATNELMKHEHISMIIATGGPGMVKASYSAGKPALGVGAGNSPAYIERTANIPKAVSNILASKTFDYGTICSSEQSIIVEECNQAAVVAELKKQGAYFMTAEETKKVCGLLFRNGHIMNAKFVGRSPQVIAQAAQISIPENTKVLIGEQQGVGKGYPLSYEKLTSVLAFYTVKDWVEACELSIELLQNGIGHTMSIHTEDRDKVMKFASKPASRILVNTGGTQGSTGGSTGLLPAFTLGCGTWGGSSTSENVSPEHLINIKRVAYGIKECSTLASSDSSFNYPELNNVAKSSNCFASPSIDTDNEKVLKLVNELVNAMKGVS from the coding sequence TTGCAAAATCTAGATAAAGACTTACGTTCGGTACAAGAAGCAAGGGATCTTGCCAAACGTGGTAAGATAGCTACAGATCAAATTGCCGAATTTACCGAAGAACAAATAGACAAGATCTTATGCAACATGGTTAAAGTTGCAAAAGAGAACGCAGTTCGACTAGCGCGCATGGCGGTAGAAGAAACTGGTTTTGGTAAAGTTGAAGATAAAACTTACAAAAACCATATGGCATCAGTGTTACTATATGAAGCTATAAAGGACATGAAAACAGTCGGTGTAATTAGCGAGGACCATAACAAGCAGGTGCTTGACATAGCTGAACCTATGGGACTACTAATGGGAATTGTTCCTTCAACTAACCCAACATCAACTGCTATCTATAAATCAATGATAGCGATAAAATCCAGAAATGGAATTGTGTTTTCTCCACACCCTGCAGCTCTTAAGTGCACAAAAGAAGCGGTAGACTTAATGCACAATGCAGCCGTAGAAGCTGGCGCTCCAGCTAACATTATCAGCACAATAGTAACACCATCTATCGAAGCAACAAATGAGCTGATGAAGCATGAGCATATTTCCATGATCATCGCAACTGGTGGTCCAGGTATGGTTAAGGCTTCATATAGCGCAGGCAAACCTGCTCTAGGTGTTGGCGCTGGTAACTCACCAGCATATATCGAAAGAACTGCCAACATCCCAAAAGCAGTAAGTAACATTCTAGCAAGTAAAACATTTGACTATGGCACGATCTGTTCATCGGAACAGTCAATTATCGTAGAAGAGTGTAACCAAGCAGCAGTAGTTGCAGAGCTAAAAAAACAAGGCGCATACTTTATGACAGCAGAAGAAACCAAGAAAGTTTGCGGTCTGTTATTTAGAAACGGTCACATCATGAACGCTAAATTTGTCGGCAGAAGCCCCCAAGTTATAGCGCAAGCTGCCCAAATTTCAATCCCTGAAAACACAAAAGTGTTAATCGGCGAGCAACAAGGTGTAGGAAAAGGTTACCCACTATCTTACGAAAAACTAACCTCAGTGTTAGCTTTCTATACAGTAAAAGATTGGGTTGAGGCGTGTGAACTCAGCATTGAGCTTTTACAAAATGGTATTGGACATACCATGAGTATTCACACAGAGGATAGAGACAAGGTTATGAAGTTTGCCTCAAAACCAGCATCTCGTATCCTAGTAAATACAGGTGGAACTCAAGGATCTACAGGTGGTAGCACCGGTCTTTTACCAGCGTTTACTCTAGGGTGCGGTACATGGGGTGGAAGCTCAACCTCTGAAAACGTAAGCCCTGAGCACCTAATTAACATCAAAAGAGTTGCATATGGAATAAAAGAATGTAGCACATTAGCTTCTAGCGATTCTAGCTTTAACTATCCTGAGCTTAATAACGTAGCAAAAAGTAGCAACTGTTTTGCTAGCCCATCAATAGATACCGACAATGAAAAGGTTCTAAAGCTAGTAAATGAGCTAGTAAATGCTATGAAGGGAGTTAGCTAA
- a CDS encoding EutN/CcmL family microcompartment protein produces MLTAKLVDSIWATRKADSLNGFKFMQAEVIGGSTTGQRLVVVDTIGAGIGDKVIVCTGSAARKLLGNDEIPVDAAVVGIIDEDCNV; encoded by the coding sequence ATGTTAACTGCTAAGTTAGTTGATAGTATATGGGCAACTAGAAAGGCAGATTCATTAAACGGTTTTAAATTCATGCAGGCAGAAGTAATTGGTGGCAGCACAACGGGACAACGTCTAGTTGTAGTGGACACCATCGGTGCCGGTATTGGAGATAAAGTTATTGTTTGTACAGGATCAGCAGCGCGAAAATTATTAGGCAACGATGAAATCCCAGTAGACGCAGCTGTTGTAGGTATAATCGATGAAGATTGCAACGTGTGA
- a CDS encoding BMC domain-containing protein, which produces MPKAIGMVEFTSIAKGMYVADQMVKVSNVEIVTSGSACPGKYNVIVHGDVASVNDSVELGESLAEEYLVDAIIIPNVDSKIFPALTGATMPERVQALGIIESFSQANMIYAADAILKVADLEPIEIRLGNGLGGKSYFTFTGDVAAVQTGIEAGKAASKDQGLLLNVEVIPSPSEALVASLF; this is translated from the coding sequence ATGCCAAAAGCCATAGGAATGGTTGAGTTTACAAGCATTGCAAAAGGGATGTACGTAGCAGATCAAATGGTCAAAGTCTCTAATGTAGAGATAGTTACATCTGGCTCTGCTTGTCCTGGCAAATACAATGTGATTGTTCATGGAGACGTAGCTTCAGTCAATGATTCAGTAGAACTTGGTGAAAGCTTAGCTGAAGAATATTTAGTTGATGCAATTATAATTCCTAATGTTGATTCAAAGATATTTCCTGCTTTAACAGGTGCAACAATGCCTGAAAGAGTTCAAGCTTTAGGAATTATAGAGTCGTTTTCTCAAGCAAATATGATTTATGCAGCTGATGCCATACTTAAGGTGGCAGATCTTGAGCCGATAGAAATTCGCTTAGGGAATGGTCTAGGTGGAAAATCATACTTTACATTCACAGGTGATGTGGCTGCGGTCCAAACTGGAATCGAAGCTGGCAAGGCAGCCTCTAAAGATCAAGGACTTCTCCTAAATGTAGAGGTAATACCTTCTCCATCTGAAGCTTTGGTAGCATCGTTATTTTAA
- a CDS encoding cupin domain-containing protein, which yields MKKLIRANDVEEAVSNGVKEIAIKTNTIITPSAKDIAQASGVKFVTHTSQNKELTKSESSNFCQNGLDSEMVYNVFKTLMEKGMLEELLNSLSAPKKFTSESVNGLKVIRGNTVKYDTVDTNCPNSKVYCQELINSNESNLSAGFLKIEQSKYDLKVKQQEINHVIEGSVTTTIDGKSLAANPGDVIYIPSGSQITRESDNAKLLYVTYPASKC from the coding sequence ATGAAGAAGCTGATTCGTGCTAATGATGTGGAAGAAGCTGTGAGTAATGGTGTCAAAGAAATAGCTATAAAAACCAATACCATAATAACACCTTCCGCTAAAGACATAGCCCAAGCCAGTGGTGTAAAGTTTGTTACTCACACATCACAAAATAAAGAACTTACAAAGAGCGAATCTTCAAATTTCTGCCAAAACGGTTTAGACAGTGAAATGGTGTATAACGTATTTAAAACGCTGATGGAAAAAGGAATGTTAGAGGAGTTATTAAATTCCCTTTCGGCTCCTAAAAAGTTCACCTCAGAAAGCGTCAACGGTTTAAAAGTAATTCGTGGAAATACGGTAAAGTACGATACTGTAGACACTAACTGCCCTAACTCAAAGGTGTATTGTCAGGAGCTAATCAATAGCAATGAGTCTAACTTAAGTGCAGGATTTTTAAAGATTGAACAGTCAAAGTATGACTTAAAGGTAAAGCAACAAGAAATTAACCACGTAATCGAAGGCAGCGTAACAACAACCATTGATGGCAAGTCGCTAGCAGCAAATCCCGGTGATGTAATTTATATCCCATCTGGCTCACAAATTACTAGAGAATCTGATAACGCTAAGCTACTTTATGTCACCTATCCTGCTAGTAAATGCTAG
- a CDS encoding phosphate propanoyltransferase produces MDNQEAVLKLLEAVQAMSSGKEDKSLIPVGVSNRHVHLSQKDMDALFGQRYQLTKLKDLSQPGQYACKETVTICGPKGAIEKVRILGPARKKTQVEVLASDGFKLGVTPQIKLSGDLQNTDGITLVGPKGSVQIEEGLIVAQRHIHMSCQDAQNLDVQDGQIVSIEIEGLRGGTYDNVAIRATESSALECHLDTEEANSMGINSLSKVKIKNKNLGGM; encoded by the coding sequence ATGGATAATCAAGAAGCTGTCTTAAAGCTATTAGAGGCAGTACAAGCGATGTCCAGCGGCAAGGAAGATAAAAGCTTAATTCCAGTTGGAGTTTCTAACCGTCATGTACACCTATCCCAAAAAGATATGGACGCTTTGTTTGGACAACGGTACCAACTGACCAAACTGAAAGATTTATCCCAGCCAGGACAATATGCTTGCAAAGAAACAGTTACCATCTGCGGACCTAAAGGGGCCATCGAAAAGGTTAGAATCTTAGGCCCAGCCCGCAAAAAAACTCAAGTAGAAGTGCTAGCCTCAGATGGCTTTAAGCTGGGGGTTACACCACAGATAAAGTTATCAGGAGACTTGCAAAACACAGATGGCATAACACTAGTTGGTCCGAAAGGATCAGTACAAATAGAAGAAGGCTTAATAGTAGCACAAAGGCATATTCACATGAGCTGTCAGGATGCACAAAACCTTGATGTTCAAGACGGTCAAATAGTGTCAATTGAGATTGAAGGTTTAAGAGGTGGCACTTATGATAATGTGGCCATCAGAGCAACCGAGAGTTCAGCGTTAGAGTGTCACTTAGACACAGAAGAAGCAAATTCTATGGGTATCAATTCTTTATCTAAAGTTAAAATAAAAAACAAAAATTTAGGAGGAATGTAA
- a CDS encoding BMC domain-containing protein — protein MEFKIIKSPSKGTIEILASRLGQKDINSLNSSDAIGLVQGRMIDMICAADIAEKSNGVLVSDIRGSCPQNMIMIAIFGDTASVESAVSEIKCKVEKGKMIC, from the coding sequence ATGGAATTTAAAATTATTAAATCACCTTCAAAAGGAACCATAGAGATTCTGGCAAGTAGATTAGGCCAAAAAGATATCAACTCCCTAAACAGCTCAGATGCCATTGGACTAGTGCAAGGTAGAATGATAGACATGATTTGTGCAGCTGACATAGCGGAAAAATCAAACGGAGTTTTGGTTTCAGATATAAGAGGAAGTTGTCCACAAAACATGATAATGATAGCCATTTTTGGTGATACCGCCTCTGTCGAGTCAGCGGTTTCGGAAATTAAATGTAAAGTAGAAAAGGGGAAAATGATATGTTAA
- a CDS encoding 4Fe-4S dicluster domain-containing protein, with protein MNLLDKVREAGVIGAGGAGFPTHVKLETNADYILLNAAECEPLLRVDQQLMELNTDEILKGFEAAGRFVDAKKAIIGIKEKHKSVTSKLQERISALQLQDYIEIKKMPDFYPAGDEQVLVYELTSRIVPEGGIPIQVGCVVLNSETALNIYNASQGTSVTEKYITVTGDVPNPLTVKVLVGTPIIDVLKLSGIEKFDDYAVIDGGPMMGPILENLDGYVTKKHKGFVILKKDHHLIRKKSLNLDTATKVNKSACEQCRMCTDMCPRFLLGHSIEPHKMMRAINYAITDIEGQKSAQLCCQCNLCELFSCQAGLYPKLANLHYKEMLAKLGVRYKSSKTEFSTRAMREYRRLPSKRLIIRLGLNKFDKSAPLTNSELTAKTVAISTRQHVGAPAEPVVSVGDKVDAGQTIGKPPENSLGAYIHASIAGEIVKIEKDLIVIRGD; from the coding sequence ATGAATCTTCTTGATAAGGTGCGAGAAGCTGGTGTCATCGGAGCAGGAGGAGCTGGTTTTCCCACCCATGTAAAACTTGAAACAAATGCTGACTACATTCTTTTAAACGCAGCTGAATGCGAACCGTTACTTCGTGTTGACCAACAACTTATGGAATTAAATACCGACGAAATACTGAAGGGATTCGAAGCAGCTGGAAGGTTTGTGGACGCAAAAAAAGCAATTATCGGAATAAAGGAAAAGCACAAAAGCGTAACTTCAAAGCTTCAAGAGCGAATAAGCGCATTGCAACTACAAGACTATATAGAAATCAAAAAGATGCCAGACTTTTACCCAGCCGGAGACGAGCAGGTACTAGTTTATGAGTTGACAAGTAGAATAGTGCCTGAAGGCGGCATACCCATCCAAGTAGGATGTGTGGTATTAAACTCCGAAACAGCGCTAAACATCTACAACGCTTCTCAGGGCACCTCAGTTACAGAAAAATATATTACAGTGACAGGTGATGTCCCCAACCCTCTAACAGTAAAGGTGCTAGTAGGAACTCCAATAATTGATGTGCTAAAGCTAAGCGGTATCGAAAAGTTTGATGACTATGCCGTAATTGACGGTGGACCTATGATGGGACCGATCTTAGAAAATCTTGATGGGTATGTAACCAAGAAACACAAAGGATTTGTGATTCTAAAAAAAGACCATCATTTAATAAGAAAGAAATCCTTAAACCTAGATACTGCAACAAAGGTTAACAAGTCTGCTTGTGAGCAGTGTCGTATGTGTACCGATATGTGTCCACGCTTTCTTCTTGGACATAGCATTGAGCCCCACAAAATGATGAGAGCTATAAACTACGCCATAACAGATATAGAAGGTCAAAAGTCTGCTCAGCTTTGTTGTCAATGTAACCTATGTGAACTGTTTTCCTGCCAAGCAGGCCTGTACCCTAAGCTAGCAAACTTACACTACAAAGAAATGCTAGCAAAGTTAGGCGTAAGATATAAAAGTTCAAAAACAGAGTTTAGCACTCGCGCAATGCGGGAATATCGCAGGTTACCAAGCAAGCGGCTTATCATAAGACTAGGCCTAAATAAATTTGATAAATCAGCTCCGCTTACAAATAGCGAGCTAACAGCAAAAACCGTGGCGATTTCAACAAGGCAACATGTAGGAGCTCCAGCAGAGCCAGTTGTCTCCGTAGGAGATAAAGTAGATGCTGGTCAAACAATAGGAAAACCACCTGAAAACAGCCTAGGAGCTTATATCCATGCAAGCATCGCTGGAGAAATTGTTAAGATAGAAAAAGATTTGATAGTAATAAGGGGTGACTAA
- a CDS encoding cobalamin adenosyltransferase gives MKFITEKKLRDFYIKDSLDTFELSAGERLTPGGRQFLLDRGIKIVDQFSKRKKKAKPTKNEKTVTKTNQDKMLHLKVKSVQALFFQTAQELLNKDVILAQKVIDLSKHLPQLSDDKGDKPHLSIDNKDCPAINKDNFSDHLGDCIEITEFHIQLEKGREIIALHRLRCALRELEQYALELFENGEQKQGVICSINQITNTLSQTICSIVGGTKCQR, from the coding sequence ATGAAGTTTATAACCGAAAAGAAACTTAGAGATTTTTATATAAAGGACTCCTTGGACACCTTTGAACTAAGTGCTGGAGAAAGGCTTACACCAGGAGGACGTCAGTTTTTATTAGACCGGGGTATAAAAATAGTAGATCAATTTAGCAAAAGGAAGAAAAAAGCAAAACCAACGAAAAACGAAAAAACAGTTACAAAAACAAACCAAGATAAAATGTTGCACTTAAAGGTTAAGTCAGTCCAGGCGCTTTTTTTTCAAACAGCGCAAGAACTTTTAAATAAAGATGTTATTTTAGCTCAAAAAGTAATTGATTTAAGCAAACATCTACCACAGCTAAGTGATGACAAGGGAGACAAACCCCACTTATCCATTGATAACAAAGATTGTCCAGCAATTAACAAAGATAATTTTTCCGACCATCTAGGCGACTGTATTGAAATTACAGAGTTTCATATACAACTAGAAAAAGGCAGGGAGATTATCGCTCTTCACAGGCTACGTTGTGCCCTTAGGGAGCTAGAGCAATACGCTCTAGAGTTGTTTGAAAATGGCGAGCAAAAGCAAGGGGTTATATGCAGCATAAATCAAATAACAAACACCTTATCCCAAACCATATGTTCAATCGTAGGAGGTACAAAATGTCAAAGATAA
- a CDS encoding EutP/PduV family microcompartment system protein, producing the protein MRKKRIMVVGPRKSGKTTLVNALNDYKGPLRRTQDVIYGEKTIDVPSSYIENARMYKYIIAMSQDASHLILLIDQSNCQNIYPPGFAKPFKCPVIGVITKSDLQPENESLCYKQFEQIGVKKPYFKISSPDCNSIEELKQHLFNKERKGEHYEVYNRKET; encoded by the coding sequence ATGAGAAAAAAAAGAATCATGGTAGTAGGTCCTAGAAAAAGTGGCAAAACTACCCTAGTTAACGCCTTAAATGATTACAAGGGACCTCTTCGCAGAACTCAGGATGTAATATATGGAGAAAAAACCATAGATGTTCCTAGCTCTTATATCGAAAACGCAAGAATGTACAAATATATTATTGCCATGTCCCAAGATGCCTCTCACCTTATATTGCTAATTGATCAGTCTAACTGTCAAAACATATACCCACCTGGCTTTGCCAAACCATTTAAATGTCCTGTAATTGGTGTAATAACAAAAAGTGACTTGCAGCCTGAAAATGAAAGCCTGTGTTACAAGCAGTTTGAACAAATAGGTGTGAAAAAGCCCTATTTTAAGATTAGCTCTCCAGACTGCAACTCAATTGAGGAGCTAAAACAACACTTGTTTAACAAGGAAAGAAAAGGTGAACATTATGAAGTTTATAACCGAAAAGAAACTTAG
- a CDS encoding BMC domain-containing protein, whose translation MQALGFIETKGLIMAVESADAMVKAANVELVEKNYVGGGLVYISVSGDVGAVKAAVEAGVASIEKIDKSLLISHHVIPRHHEELSNIVATTKKTPKQKNVVEPNLKKKEQAKTEEVTKPQKPVDPKPEPKAQKSEAKPNTPELKLDGLNKETVDKAVSDHGIDKAIKALTKVKVPELRKLAREYKDFGIIGRNISKANKKLLTKEFKKYYSKN comes from the coding sequence ATGCAAGCACTTGGATTTATCGAAACAAAAGGACTTATCATGGCCGTAGAAAGTGCGGACGCCATGGTAAAGGCAGCAAATGTGGAATTAGTAGAAAAAAATTATGTAGGAGGCGGCCTAGTTTATATCTCAGTATCTGGAGATGTAGGGGCAGTAAAGGCTGCGGTTGAGGCTGGAGTAGCATCTATTGAAAAAATAGATAAAAGCCTGCTTATCTCTCATCACGTAATACCTCGTCACCACGAAGAACTAAGTAACATAGTTGCCACAACAAAGAAAACACCAAAGCAAAAAAATGTTGTAGAGCCTAACCTTAAGAAAAAGGAACAAGCTAAAACTGAAGAAGTAACAAAGCCCCAAAAACCGGTAGACCCAAAACCAGAGCCCAAAGCTCAAAAATCTGAGGCTAAACCAAACACCCCAGAGTTGAAGTTGGACGGTTTAAACAAAGAAACAGTAGACAAAGCAGTGTCAGACCATGGCATCGATAAAGCTATCAAAGCTCTTACAAAAGTTAAGGTTCCAGAGCTTAGAAAGCTAGCTAGAGAGTACAAAGACTTTGGCATTATAGGCAGAAACATATCCAAAGCAAACAAGAAGCTGCTTACAAAGGAATTTAAAAAATACTACAGCAAAAATTAA
- a CDS encoding BMC domain-containing protein yields the protein MKYDALGMVETKGLVGAVEAADAMVKAANVSLVGKEQIGAGLVTVMVRGDVGAVKAATDAGAGAAERVGELISVHVIPRPHGEVEAILPEQKITKE from the coding sequence ATGAAGTACGATGCATTAGGAATGGTGGAGACTAAAGGTTTAGTAGGAGCAGTTGAGGCAGCAGACGCAATGGTGAAGGCAGCAAACGTATCACTAGTAGGTAAAGAGCAAATTGGAGCTGGACTAGTAACTGTTATGGTAAGAGGTGACGTTGGAGCTGTTAAAGCTGCAACTGATGCTGGAGCAGGAGCTGCAGAAAGAGTTGGAGAGCTAATCTCAGTTCACGTTATCCCACGCCCACACGGTGAAGTAGAAGCAATTCTTCCAGAGCAAAAAATCACAAAGGAATAA
- the eutJ gene encoding ethanolamine utilization protein EutJ, with amino-acid sequence MSKIKSNYEHCDQLVQDFEKVVEKPIKSKTSVYYTGVDLGTACVVLSVLDENYKPVAGAYRYADVVRDGMVVDYIGAIKIVKELKEQLEEKLDTELIYAAAAIPPGTDALDSGAVKNVVMGAGFELTNVLDEPTAANKVLNIENGAVVDIGGGTTGITILKNGEVIHVADDSTGGTHFSLVVSGSYKMSFQEAEVYKRKSENHKELLPVLRPVVEKIASIINEHVKDFDVNEIYLVGGTCRLTGIEQIIEKKTGITTHKPQNPMFVTPLGIALSCTQEVIE; translated from the coding sequence ATGTCAAAGATAAAATCAAATTATGAGCACTGTGATCAGCTGGTACAAGATTTTGAAAAAGTGGTAGAAAAGCCGATAAAAAGTAAAACCTCTGTATATTACACAGGAGTAGACCTAGGAACAGCTTGTGTTGTTCTATCAGTATTAGATGAAAATTATAAACCAGTAGCAGGAGCTTATAGATACGCAGATGTAGTTCGCGACGGTATGGTTGTTGACTATATCGGGGCGATAAAAATTGTAAAAGAGCTTAAAGAGCAGCTAGAAGAAAAGCTAGATACAGAGCTAATCTACGCTGCTGCAGCAATCCCCCCAGGCACAGACGCTTTAGACTCAGGAGCAGTTAAAAACGTAGTGATGGGCGCCGGATTTGAGCTAACAAACGTACTAGACGAACCAACTGCAGCTAACAAGGTTTTAAATATAGAAAATGGAGCGGTAGTTGACATCGGCGGTGGCACAACGGGGATTACCATCTTAAAAAATGGAGAAGTCATTCATGTCGCAGACGACTCCACAGGCGGTACCCACTTCTCTTTAGTGGTTTCTGGTTCATACAAGATGAGCTTTCAAGAGGCAGAAGTTTACAAAAGAAAATCAGAAAATCACAAAGAGCTACTTCCAGTGTTAAGACCAGTTGTTGAAAAAATCGCCTCCATAATAAATGAACATGTTAAAGATTTCGACGTAAACGAGATATATTTAGTAGGTGGAACATGTCGGTTAACCGGCATTGAACAAATCATAGAAAAAAAGACAGGGATTACCACTCACAAACCCCAAAACCCAATGTTCGTAACTCCCTTAGGTATAGCTCTTAGCTGTACTCAAGAAGTCATAGAATAG